CCATTGCCTCGATGACGGCGAGCGCCTCGGGCGTCTGGCGCGCCACGACGCAAGGGCGGCCGCGTTTCAGGATGCCGGCTTTTTCGCCGGCGATCTTGGCGACGGTATCGCCGAGATAGTCGGCATGGTCCATCGACACCGGGGTGATCACGGTCACCGCCGGGCGGGTGATGACATTGGTGGCGTCGAGCCGGCCGCCCATGCCGACTTCGAGGATCACCGCATCGGCGGGATTGCGGGCAAACAGCACGAAGCCGGCCGCTGCGGTGATCTCGAACTGGGTGATCGGCTCGCCGGCATTGACCCGTTCGACCTCGAGCAGCACATCGGCCAGCGCATCGTCGCCGACGATCTTGCCGCCGCCTGGCTGGCCGATCCGGTAGCGCTCGTGGAAGCGCACCAGGTGCGGCGAGGTATAGACATGCACGCTGCGCCCGGAGGCTTCCAGCAGTGCCCGGGAAAAGGCCGTGGTCGAGCCCTTGCCATTGGTCCCGGCGACATGGATCACCGGCGGCAGCTGCCGCTCGGGATGGCCGAGCGCGTTGAGCACCCGGTGCATGCGGTCGAGCGACATGTCGATCAGTTTGGGGTGCAGCTTGGTCAGCCGCTCCAGGATGGCGTCGATAGGGGTCATGGCGAGCGTGTTCACGACGGGATGCGGCCGTTCCTGGACCGATAATGTAACGCGCCGATGGCGCCCTGAAGGCGCTTCGGCGCGACCGTGCCTGGCGTCAGGCGGCTTCGGCTTCCGTCTGACCGGCCGGCGGCGCCTTGGTCAGCACGCGGCAGAGCCGCCCCAACGTCTCGCGCAGGTCGTGGCGATGCACCACCAGGTCGACCATGCCGTGGTCCTTGAGATATTCGGCACGCTGGAAGCCGTCGGGCAGCTTCTCGCGAATGGTCTGCTCGATCACCCGCGGTCCGGCAAAGCCGATCAAGGCGCCCGGTTCGGCGATATGGACGTCGCCGAGCATGGCATAGCTGGCGGTGACGCCGCCGGTGGTCGGGTTGGTCAGCACCACGATATAGGGCAGCTTGGCGGCGCGCAGCGCCTGCACGGCGACCGTCGTGCGCGGCATCTGCATCAGCGACAGGATGCCTTCCTGCATGCGCGCGCCGCCGGACGCGGTGAAGATGATGAAGGGCGTGTTTTTCTCGACCGCGGTCATCATGCCCTTGACGATGGCTTCACCAGCGGCGGTGCCGAGCGAGCCGGCCATGAAGTCCATGTCCTGGACGGCAACCGTGACGGCGAGCCCTTCGAGCTTGCCGTAGCCGACCTTGATCGCATCATTCATGCCGGTCTTGGCGCGGGCATCCTTGACCCGGTCGACATAACGCTTCTCGTCGCGGAACTTGAGCGGATCCGGCGGCACGTCGGGCAATTGCACGTCGAACCAGGTGCCGTTGTCGAACACCGACTTGAGCCTGGCGGTCGAGCCCATGCGCATGTGCACGCCGGAGCCGGGAATGACGAAAAGATTGGTTTCCAGGTCCTTGTGGAAGACCATCTGACCGGTTTCCGGGCATTTCACCCAGAGATTTTCCGGCGTATCGCGCTTCAGGAACGATCGGATCTTCGGAGGAAGAACGTCGGTGATCCAGTTCATCTGCGGGTCCTGGCACAAGCAGCCGCAAGCGGCCGCGAAGAGGTCAATATAAGCTAACGGCGCGAAGCGCGCGAGGCGCCTGGGCTCCGGCTCGGGCGAGGCTCATTCGGCCGCACGACGGGCGCCACGCACGCCGCTGGCTAGCGAACCGACGATATCGGCGACCGCCTGCGCGGTGCGGGCGCTGCCCTTGCCGTCCTGGTCGAGCGAGGCCTTCACCGCATCGACCAGGGCGGAGCCGACCACCACGGCATCGGCGCCACGGGCGACGGCCGCGGCGTGGTCGGCATTCTTGACGCCGAAGCCGACGGCGACCGGCAGGCTGGTGTGCCGCTTGATACGCGCCACCGCTTCCGCCGTCCGGTCGAAATTCGGCGTCGCCATGCCGGTAATGCCGGTTATCGAGACGTAATAGACAAAACCCGAGGTATTGGTCAGCACGGTCGGCAAGCGCTTGTCGTCGGTGGTCGGCGTCGCCAGCCGAATGAAGTTCAGGCCCGCCTTCAGCGCCGGCAGGCAAAGTTCGGCATCCTCTTCCGGCGGCAGGTCGACGACGATCAGCCCGTCAATGCCGGCGGCCTTGGCGTCATCGAGAAACCTGTCGACGCCATAGATGTAGATCGGGTTGTAATAACCCATCAGCACGATCGGCGTCGTCTGGTCGCCGGAGCGGAACCAGGCGATGTCCTCGAGCGTCTTCTTCAGCGTCTGGCCGCCGGACAGCGCCCTGAGGCCGGCCGCCTGGATCGCCGGGCCATCGGCCATCGGATCGGTGAAGGGCATGCCGAATTCGATCACGTCGGCGCCGGCGCCGGGCAGCGCCTTCAGGATCGCCCGGGCGGTCTCGCGGTCGGGATCGCCGGCCATGACATAGGTGACGAGGCCGGCGCGGCCTTCACGGGCGAGATCGGCGAAGCGGGTGTCGAGACGGGTGCTCACAGCTTGGTTCCCAGGATTTCGGCGACCTGCGGGACGTCCTTGTCGCCGCGACCGGAAAGATTGACGACCATCAGGTGATCCCTCGGCTTGGTCGGCGCGAGGTCGGCGACCTTGGCCAGCGCATGGGCGCTTTCGAGGGCCGGGATGATACCCTCGATCTTCGACAGGAGCTGGAAGGCCGCCACGGCCTCGTCGTCGGTCGCGGAGAGATATTTCACCCGGCCGATATCGTTCAGCCAGGAATGTTCCGGCCCGATGCCGGGATAGTCGAGGCCGGCCGAGATCGAATGCCCCTCCTGGATCTGGCCGTCATCGTCCATCAGGAGATAGGTGCGGTTGCCGTGCAGCACGCCGGCACGGCCGCCGGCAATGGAAGCGGCATGCAGCTTGGTCAGGCCGTGGCCGGCGGCTTCGACGCCGTAGATCTCAACCGTCGGGTCATCCAGGAACGGGTGGAACAGGCCGATGGCATTGGAGCCGCCGCCGACGCAGGCGATCAGGCTGTCCGGCAGGCGACCCTCGGCCTCGTGCATTTGGCTGCGCGTCTCGTCGCCGATGACCGACTGGAAGTCGCGCACCATGCCGGGATAGGGATGGGGACCAGCCACCGTGCCGATGCAGTAGAACGTGTTGCCGACATTGGTCACCCAGTCGCGCAGCGCCTCGTTCATCGCATCCTTCAAGGTGCGCGCGCCGGATTGCACCGGCACCACCTCGGCGCCCAGCATCTTCATGCGGAACACGTTGGGCGCCTGCCGGGCGACGTCGACCGCGCCCATATAGACCACACATTCCAGGCCGAAGCGGGCGCAGAGCGTGGCGGTGGCGACGCCATGCTGGCCGGCGCCGGTTTCGGCGATGATCCGTTTCTTGCCCATGCGGCGGGCCAGCAGGATCTGGCCCAGCACGTTGTTCACCTTGTGCGAGCCGGTATGGTTCAGCTCTTCGCGCTTCAGGTAGATCTTGGCGCCGCCGAAATGGTCGGTCAGGCGTTCGGCGAAATAGAGCGGGCTGGGACGGCCGACATAGTGGGTGAGATAGCCGGTCATCTCCTTGGCGAAAGCCGAGTCCTGCCTGGCTTCGGCATAGGCCTTTTCAAGATCGAGGATCAGCGGCATCAGCGTTTCCGCGACGAAGCGTCCGCCATAGATGCCGAAGCGACCGCGATCATCAGGGCCAGTGCGGTAGGAATTGGGTTTCGGCGGCACGTTCATCGCTTGTCTCCTGCGCCCGCAGCCGCGGCGGCGGCCTGACGTGCGGCGGCCACGAAGGCCCTGATCTTGTCGGGATCCTTGACGCCCGGCGCGCTTTCGACCCCGGATGACACATCGACGCCTGAGAGCCGCGTCAACCTGATTGCATCGGCCACATTGTCCGGATCGAGACCTCCCGAAAGCATGACCGGGCGGCCGGGGTCAAGGCCGGCGACCAGCCGCCAGTCGAACGGCAGGCCGTTGCCGCCGGGCAGCGCCTCGGCGGTTTTGGGCGGTTTGGCGTCGAGCAGCAGGAGATCGGAGACCGCGGCATAGGCTGGCACGACGTCGAGATCGGCCTTGTCGGCGACCCCGATGACCTTCATCGCCCGCACCTTGAAACGCTGGCGGATGTCGGCGACGCGCTGCGGCGTTTCCTGGCCGTGCAATTGAATGAGGTCGGGTTTGAGGTTCGCCATGACCTCGGTGATGAAGTCGTCGCTCGGGTCGACGGTCAAGGCGACAACGGCGGCGCGGCCGCAGGTGCGGCCCGACAGGGTGCAGGCGGTCGCCAGCGAGACATTGCGCGGGCTCTTGGCGAAAAACACCAGCCCGACCATGTCGGCGCCCGCGTCGAGCGCCGTTTCCATGGCGAGCATCGAAGTGATCCCGCAGATCTTGACCAGCAAAGGCATGGGGCGGCTTCTTAGAGACTGTCGGGGCGATGCACCACCCTCATCATCTCATTGGGCGCTGAAGGTACATGGGACGCTGAAGGCACATGGGGCGGCCGGCGGCGGATCTCAGCCCCAGCGCTTGAAGATGACGCTGGCATTGACGCCGCCGAAACCGAAGCCGTTCGACATGGCATGGGTCAGCGCCATCGGCCGCGCGGTGCGGGCGACCAGGTCGACGCCGTCGGCGGCCGGATCCGGATTGTCGAGATTGAGCGTCGGCGGCACCACCTGGTCGCGCAGCGCCAGGATGGTGAAGATCGCTTCCAGCCCGCCGGCGGCGCCCAGGAGATGGCCGGTGGCCGATTTGGTCGAGGTGACGGCCACCCGGTTGTCGCGGCCAAACAGCGTCTTGATCGCCTCCAGTTCGCCTTGGTCGCCAACCGGTGTCGACGTCGCATGGGCGTTCAGGTGCTGGATGTCCTGGGGCTTCAGGCCTGCCTGAGCCAGGGCCGCCGCCATCGAGCGGCGCGCGCCGTCGCCATCCTCCGGACCGGAGGTGATGTGATAGGCATCGGCCGTCGTGCCGTAGCCGACGAGTTCGGCGATCGGCTGGGCGCCACGCGCCAGCGCGTGGTCGAGCGCCTCGATCACCAGCATGCCGGCGCCTTCGCCCATGACGAAGCCGTCGCGATCCCGGTCGAACGGCCGCGAGGCAAGCGCCGGCGTTTCATTAAAATCGGTCGACAGCGCCCGCGCGGCGGCGAAGCTGCCGAGACTGACGACGTCGATGCAGCCCTCGCTGCCGCCGCAGACCGCGATATCGGCCTCGCCTGCGTGGATCATCCGCGCCGCGTCGCCGATCGCCTGGACGCTCGCCGCGCAGGCCGTGACCGGGGCGCCGAGCGGTCCCTTGAAGCCATGGCGGATCGACACCTGGCCGGCGGCGAGATTGACCAGGAAGGAGGGAACCGTGAACGGCGACAGCCGGCGCACGCCGCGGGCATCGACCGTCCTGACCGCCTCGACCATGGCCGGAAAGCCGCCGATGCCGGAGGCGATGATGGTGGCCGTGCGCTCCTGGTCGCTTTCGCCGGCCGGCGCCCAGCCGGCCTGGGCAATGGCTTCGTCCGCGGCGAGCAAGGCGAACAGGATGAAGCGATCCATCTTGCGCTGGTCTTTCGCGGAAGCCGCGAGATCCGGATCGAAACCGCCCTCCGGGTCCAGAAGCTTGTCCGGCACATTGCCGGCGATCTTGGCCGGCAATTGGGCCGCGGTCGCTTCGGGCAGCGCCCTGATCCCGGATTGGCCGGCGATCAGCCGCGACCAGGCAAGGTCGACGCCGCAGCCCAAAGGCGAAACGAGGCCCAGTCCGGTGACGACGATACGGCGCATGTCAGGCTCCAGATCCAGTCGGTATGAGTGCCGGCGGTAAGGCTCTGCGTGAGTTCAGGCGTTCATGCATGTCCGCACTGGCGCGCGGCCCGGCGATCAGTACCACGGTGTCGAGCGTAATGGGTGTCAGGCTCGGACGATCCAGAACCACTGGCTCGACCGGTTTGCCCGAGGCCCGTTCGGCCAGCAGAACCGATGCGCCTTCCGGCGCCAGGTGCCGGTTGCCCCAGGCGAGCATGGCGCTCACCACCGGAAAGAAGTCCCGGCCCCGCGCGGTGAGGACATAGTCGTAGCGCGGTGGCCTTTGGCTGTAGAGCCGGCGTTCGAACAGGCCGATTTCGGTCAGATGTTTCAGCCGGCGCGCCAGGATATTGCTGGCAACACCGAGGCTCCGCTGAAATTCGTCGAAGCGGCTGAGACCCTGAAAGGCGTCGCGCAGGATCAGGATGCTCCACCACTCGCCCACGCAATGCATGGTGCGGGCGATCGGGCATTCATCGGCTTGGCGCGCGGTCGACGTCATCGGCCGGAACGCATAGCGGCCTGACTTTCCATTCGCAAGCCACAAATGGTTACCGATCCACCGGGGCGGGGTCATCGACGGAAAGTGAAGAGCCATGGGCTGCCGGCCGGGCTAGATCTGTCGCGGTCGCAACGAGGCCGGAGAAATGGGGCATGACCAGGACGCAATCAGGGCCAGTCGAACCTCGGCCTCTCGGTTCGGGAGGCCTGGTCGTCGCCGCGATCGGGCTCGGCTGCATGCCGCTTTCCGGCGTCTATGGCGAGGCCGACGACGCGGCTTCCGAGGCGCTGATCCGGCAGGCCATCGACGCCGGCGCCGATCATCTCGACAGCGCCGACATGTATGGCTGGGGTCACAATGAAGAGTTGGTCGGCCGCGCCATCAAGGGCCGGCGCGACCGCGTGGTGCTCGCCACCAAATTCGGCCAGACGCGCAGCGCCAGCGGCCCGAACGGCGTCAATGGCCACCCCGACTACGTCATCCAGGCTTGCGAGGCGAGCCTCAAGCGCCTGGGCGAGACGGTGATCGACCTCTATTACCAGCACCGCGTCGACCCGGCGGTGCCGATCGAGGAGACGGTGGGCGCCATGGCGCGGCTGGTCGAGCAAGGCAAGGTGCGCCATCTCGGCTTGTCCGAGGCAAGTCCCGACACCATCAGGCGGGCGCACAAGGTGCATCCGATCGCCGCGGTGCAGACCGAATATTCGTTGCTCTATCGCGCCGAAGCCGAAGCGACCCGCAAGGCCACGGCGGCTCTTGGCATCGGCTTCGTCGCCTATTCGCCGCTCGGCCGCGGCTTCCTGACCGGCATGATCCGGGATCTGTCGCAGGTCGACGGCCGTCGCACCGCCCATCCGCGCTTCCAGGGCGAGAATTTCGCCCACAACCGCCAACTGGTCGGCCGTTTCGAGGCGCTCGCCGTGGCCAAGGGCTGCACGCCGTCGCAACTGGCGCTGGCCTGGGTGCTGGCCCAGGGCAAGGACGTGGTGACGATCCCCGGCACGCGGTCGCAGGTGCGCTTCGACGACAATCTCGGTGCTCTCGCGGTGGCGTTGACACCGGCCGACTTGGCGCTCCTGGACGAGGCGATCCCGGCGGGCGCGGCTGCCGGCACGCGTTATCCCGCAGCCTCCATGACGGCGGTGCAGCGTTGATCCCTGTCGCGCTGCCTGTCGACGCGCCATGGGCGATCGCGCTCACTTATTGCCCGGGGCGTGATGGCGACCTCGATGGTGATGTCGCTGCGATCGTGGCCTGGCGTGCGACCATCGTGCTGAGTCTCGTCGAGGACCGCGAGTTTCCCGACGCGCCGGGATTGGATGAGCGTCTGTCCCGGCAAGGCATCCGCTGGCTGAGATATCCTGTTGCCGACTACGGAACGCCCCAGGATTTGCCGGCCTGGCGAGCGATGGCTGATGAGCTTCGCGCCGCCCTGGATCTCGGCGGCCGCCTGGTCATCCATTGCCGGGCCGGTCTCGGCCGTTCCGGCATGATCGCTGCCCGATTGCTGGTCGAGCGCGGCCTGCCGGCCGCGGCGGCGATTGCGATCGTGCGCGGGGCACGTCCGGGGGCCATCGAAACGGCGGGCCAGGAAGCCTGGATCGCCGATCCCGCAGCGGTTGGCGGCCAGCCCTGAGCCTGTGGCCGGCCGGTCAGCTCTTCAGCGACCGCCAGACCAGCATGGCGGCGGCAAGGTCTTCCAGCGCCGTGCCGACCGACTTGAACAGGGTGATCTCGCTGTCGGATGTGCGCCCGGCATGGGTGCCACGGGCGAGGTCGAACAGGTCGGCCTTCACGTCGGCCTCGGTGATGAGGCCGCGCCTGATCGGGTCGACGATGTCGCCGGCCTCGTGCAGGCCGCCGGTGCGGGTGTCGACGAACAGGCTGGCGCGCCGGATCGCCGCGTCGTCGGTCTCGCGCATGGCCGGTGTATAGCCGCCGACCAGGTCGAGATGAGCGCCCGGCTTCAGCCAGTCGCCGGAGACGACCGGATTGGTCGAGATGGTGGCGCAGGAGACGATATCGGCCTCGCCGACGGCGGCCTGAAGATCGGTGCCAACCGTGATGGTAATGCCGGGCAGGGTGCCCTGCAGCCCTTCGGCAAGCTCGGCCGCGCGCTCGCGCGAGCGGTTCCAGATGGTCACGTGACGGATCGGCCGGACCGCCGCATGGGCGCGGATCAGGTGCGGGGCGAGCGCGCCGGCGCCGACCATGACATGGCGCGTGGCGTCCTTGCGCGACAGCGAGCGCGAGGCGAGCGCGCTGGCGCAGGCGGTGCGCCAGACCGTTAGCTCGGTGCCATCCATGACCGCCAGCGGCGCGCCGGTCTCGCCGCTCGACAGGATATAGCTGCCATAGATCGCCGGCAGGTTCTTCGCGCCGTTGCCGGGATAGACCGAGACGATCTTGGTACCGACGAATTGCTGGCTGCCGCTGGCGGTCCAGGCGGGCATCAGCAGCAGCATGGCCTCCGGCGAGCCGTCGGCCTGCGGGATGCGGTGGTGGTGGCGCAGCGGCACGGTGATCTCGGCGCGAAACGCCTCGCCCAGCGCGTCGACCAGGTCCGAATGGGTGAGCAGGCCGGCAATTTCGGCGGCAGAAACGATGCGCATATCAGCTCACGCGGCCGAACGGCCGAAGAAGGAGAGGGGACCGCCATGCGGCGCGGGCGGGGTGCCGCCGTTTTTGGCGATCTCGTTGCGCAGCAGCTCGATCTCGGCGCGGGCGCTGTCGAGCTCTTGTTCGGCCTTGCGTGCGTGCCGGCGGTGAACACCTTGCTTCCACCACGACACCGTGCCGCCGATCACCACGCCGAGCGCCACCGAGGCCAGCACCAGGACGAACAGCGGCATGGTCAGGGAGGCCGCCGACAGGTCACGCGAGAACGGATCGAACGAGAAGGTGACCGGCGCCCGGTTGGCCACTGCCAGCACCACCGCGACGATCGCAATGGGCGCCAGCACCAGCCAGTTGACGATACGCTTGATCATGCCGGATGCCTTTCAGGCTGGCGCGTCAGACCCGGTTCAGCCGCTCGCGCATTTCCTTGCCCGTCTTGAAGAAGGGCACAACCTTGTCCTCCACCGCGACATGGGCGCCGGTGCGCGGGTTGCGGCCGACGCGGGCGCCGCGCGCCTTTACAGAAAACGCACCGAAGCCGCGCAGCTCCACCCGGTCGCCGCGCGCCAGCGCCGAGACGATCTCGTCGAGGATCGCATTGACGATATTCTCGACGTCGCGCTGATAGAGCTGCGGGTTCTGCTCGGCGATCTTTTGGACCAGTTCGGATTTGATCATCGACGATGCGCGCCCGCGGCACGTCCCCGGTTGAATTTTATGAAATGGATCATGGGCTTGGAGGCTGCCAGACGACCAGGAGCCCGTCAAGCGCCGAGCGCTCGATACCCGCGATGATGCCCGACGAGCGCAGCCGCTCGCCAAGATCGCTCAAGCCGACCGCGTCGACCAGTGCCGCCGCGGCGACATTGACGAAGGGCAGGGTGCCGCGGCGCGACGGCCGGTAGGTGCGGATGGCCAGATCGCGCGACACGCCGCGCCCGGCGAGCCAGCCGCGTGCCTCGTCCTCGCCGCCGATCGTATCGACCAGCCGCATGTCGCGCGCCCTGACGCCGGAAAAGGCCCGGCCGTCGGCGGCCACACGCAACTGCTCGTCATTCAGGCCGCGACGCTCCTTCACCAGGCGCTGGAACCACTGATAGCTGTCGGTGACGATCTCGCGCAGCGCCGCGATGGCCTCGGGGCTGGTCGGCTCGACGCCACTCGGCGTGGCCTTCAGCGGCGCGGAACGCACGGCCTCGACCTTGACGCCGACGGTCTCCAGGAGCTGCACGACATTGGGGAACTGCACGATCACGCCGATCGAGCCCGTAATCGAGGTCTCGCGCGTGACGATGTGATCGGCGGCGAGGGCTGCGATATAGCCACCGGAGGCGGCCATGCCGTCGACCACTGCGACTGTCGGCTTCTTGGCCGCGACCTGGCGCAGCGCCAGATAGAGCGCTTCGGAGCCGGCCACCGTGCCACCGGGCGAATCGATCGAGACCACCAGAGCGCGGGCGCTGTCATTGCGCCCGATAGCCTCGATCATGCGCAGGACTTCGGCATTCTGGGTGATCAGGCCTCGGACCTCGATGCGCGCGACGTGGCGGGTGGCGAAATAGCCGGCGCTGCGGGCGCCGTAGAAGCCCGCCGTGGCCAGTCCGGCAACGGCGACGATCCCGGCGACGACGCGCCAGAAGGTCAGCTTTCTGCGCAACAGACGGCGGTCGAGCACGGCGTCGGTGTCGAGCGGCATGAGAGCTCCGCAAGTCTCACTGAAACTTGGGCGTCGCCGCCCGGCTGTCGTTCAGGTAGACCCGCCTGGAGCCCGGCGCAAGCACCGCGGCCGGCTTGTGTCGGTTCGACGCGGCGGCGAAAAGCCCGGCGAGGGCTCGGGATCTGGGCTCAAAGCCGAGGCGGAATCGGGCTTTGCATGAACTCGACGACCCGTTCGATCACATCCGGCGCATAGAGGATGCGGCGATGGCCGAGCCGGTCGACGGGCGCGAAGGCGGTGGCGGAGCCTGCACGCGCCAGCCGCTCGGCATCGGTGAACGGGATCTCGCGATCGTCGCGCGAATGCACGACCAGCAGCGGAATGTCGCGGCTCTCGAACATGGCCGACGTCCTGAGATCGTCCAGAGCCCGGCCCCCGCGCAGGCTCAGCGCTTTTTCGAAGGCCGATTGCGCGGCCCGGCCGAGCCCGGTCATCGCGCCGAACCGCCGGGTGATGTCGACGATCGCGTCGGGTGCCGAGATGAAGGCGATGCGGCCGGCATCCAGCGGGCCTGACAGCGGCGGCTTGCCGTCGACGGCGACCGCGGTGACCGCGCCGCCGAAGGAGTAGGCGACCACGCCGTGGAGCGGGCCGAATGCCGCGGCCACCGCCTGCAACGCGCGGGCGCCGTCGAACGGATCGGTTTCGGTGCCGCTCGAATCGCCGTGCGCCGGCAGGTCGAAGGCGACGACCCGGAAGCCCGCGGCCGTCAGTCCCTCGATGAAGGCGCTCATGAAATAGGCCTGATTGGCCCAGCCATGAACCACCGCGACGGTCTCGCCGCGATCCTGCTCCGGCTTCGGCAAGAAGCGATAGGCCTGGACGTGGCCCTTGGCGTGGCGGATGCGGCGGCTCTCGGCGCCGGCGAAGCGCGCGCGGCCGGTCTCGATCACCTGCTGCTTCTTGTCGCTCGGCCCCATCGGGTCGAACGGCCTGCGGAACAGCCTCAGCGCGATGCGCCCGGTGGCGCGCGGCGCCACCGCGCTGCCGAACTGAAAACCGGTTCTCATCGCCTTCAGAGCCAGGCTCTTCATGGCAGCCTCTTTCCCGGTGTGACCCGATCGGATAATATTAGTTCATGATTGAACAAAATAGTTCATCGCTGAACCAATTGCAAGAGGCGAACTCCGGGCGGCGCCCCTGGGAGGTGCCCGGCTTCGCGTCCTGGCTGAGCGTGGTGCGGGTTCATCATGCCTGCGAGACGGCGATGACCGCGGCGCTCGAGCCGCTCGGTCTCAATCTCTCGCAATATGACATCCTGGCCAATCTGGCGCGCCAGCCGGGCCTTGCCCAGGGCGAGTTGGCCGGCCGGCTGCTGGTCGGCAAGAGCGCCGTCAGCATGACGCTGCCGGATCTGGAGCGGCGCGGCCTGATCACCCGCGAACGGGACGCCGATGACGGTCGAATCCGCCGGCTCAATCTGACCGCGCAAGGCCAGGAACTGGCGACCCGTGCGCTGGCCACTCACACGGCGATCCTCGACATCATGATGTCGAGGGCCGAGCCCGGCGACACGGCGGCGGTCGAAGCTGCGATGGGCCGGATCTATCAGGCGCTCAAGGCCGCACGGGCGAAACCGGCGGCTGGACGTTAGTCGTCGCGCCCGGTGTCCTTGCGGTTTCCGGCCAGCAGCAACCAGCTCGCAATGGCCAGGCCGACGCCGCAGACGATCGCCGCGGGGTAAAGCGCCGACATCGCCACGATATAGCTGAGCGGCTCGACCTCATATTCGAGATCCCAGGCGTTCGGGCCGGCCGGCCCGAGCAGCACCACGCCATTGTTCCAGGCGGCGCGGAGCTGGATGAACATGAAGATCGCGATGAACAGCCCGCTGACAAGGCCGATAATGCCGGTCAGCGCCGTCTGGAAACGGCCGGGCTTGCGCTGGTCTTCAGAGTTCCTCATACATTGCCTCGCGTCTGTACCGGGCCGCAGGTAGGGGCAGCCGGCTCAGGTTTCAAGTCATGATGGCGAGCCTCATCCTGCCACGGGTGTTCACCCGCGTGCCATCACGATCTCGTCAAGGATGGCCTGCGCGGCGGCGACCGGGTCGGCGACCGCGGTGATCGGGCGGCCGACGACCAGCCGGTCGGCGCCGCCGGCGATCGCCGCCCGTGGCGTCACGATGCGCTTCTGATCGCCGCTGTCCACGCCGGCCGGCCGGATGCCGGGCGTCACAAGTTCGACCCGGTCGGGAATGCCGGCCGCACGCAGGAGGCCGGTCTCCTGAGCCGAGCAGACGATGCCGTCCATGCCGAGCGCCACCGCCTGTTTCGCCTTGCTCTGAACCAGCGACTGGAGGCTGCCGGCATAACCGGCCTCGGCGCAATCGACGTCGTTCCAGGAGGTCAGGATGGTCACCGCCAGGATCTTCAGATGCGACCCGGCGCGTCCGGCGGCGGCGGCCTTCATGGTCTGCGGATAGGCGTGGACGGTCAGGTAGTGCGCGCCGGTCTTGACGATCGATTCGACCCCCTCGCGCACCGTGTTGTCGATGTCGTGAAGCTTCAGGTCGAAGAAAATGCTTTTGCCGGAGGCGGCGAGCTCCCGGCCGAAGGCGATGCCGTCGGAATAGCCAAGCCGGTAGCCGATCTTGTAATGCGTCACCGTGTCGCCGAGCCGGGCCACCAGGCGCTCGGCTTCGGCAAGGCTCGGCAAATCAAGCGCGACGAACAGTTTGGCGCGCGGATCCTGGTTGCTGATCGGGCTCATGTGTAGGCCTTGGCTTTCTCGACCAGCGACTTGCAGGACGCGATGAGGAGGGCGCGGCTGCGCTCGTCCTTCAGGTTGCCGGCTTCGTCGAAGGCCTGATGCGCGGCCGAGACCGCGCAGGTTTCCGGGAT
This portion of the Phreatobacter stygius genome encodes:
- a CDS encoding dual specificity protein phosphatase family protein gives rise to the protein MIPVALPVDAPWAIALTYCPGRDGDLDGDVAAIVAWRATIVLSLVEDREFPDAPGLDERLSRQGIRWLRYPVADYGTPQDLPAWRAMADELRAALDLGGRLVIHCRAGLGRSGMIAARLLVERGLPAAAAIAIVRGARPGAIETAGQEAWIADPAAVGGQP
- a CDS encoding ornithine cyclodeaminase family protein; the encoded protein is MRIVSAAEIAGLLTHSDLVDALGEAFRAEITVPLRHHHRIPQADGSPEAMLLLMPAWTASGSQQFVGTKIVSVYPGNGAKNLPAIYGSYILSSGETGAPLAVMDGTELTVWRTACASALASRSLSRKDATRHVMVGAGALAPHLIRAHAAVRPIRHVTIWNRSRERAAELAEGLQGTLPGITITVGTDLQAAVGEADIVSCATISTNPVVSGDWLKPGAHLDLVGGYTPAMRETDDAAIRRASLFVDTRTGGLHEAGDIVDPIRRGLITEADVKADLFDLARGTHAGRTSDSEITLFKSVGTALEDLAAAMLVWRSLKS
- a CDS encoding LapA family protein, translating into MIKRIVNWLVLAPIAIVAVVLAVANRAPVTFSFDPFSRDLSAASLTMPLFVLVLASVALGVVIGGTVSWWKQGVHRRHARKAEQELDSARAEIELLRNEIAKNGGTPPAPHGGPLSFFGRSAA
- the ihfB gene encoding integration host factor subunit beta encodes the protein MIKSELVQKIAEQNPQLYQRDVENIVNAILDEIVSALARGDRVELRGFGAFSVKARGARVGRNPRTGAHVAVEDKVVPFFKTGKEMRERLNRV
- the sppA gene encoding signal peptide peptidase SppA, with the translated sequence MPLDTDAVLDRRLLRRKLTFWRVVAGIVAVAGLATAGFYGARSAGYFATRHVARIEVRGLITQNAEVLRMIEAIGRNDSARALVVSIDSPGGTVAGSEALYLALRQVAAKKPTVAVVDGMAASGGYIAALAADHIVTRETSITGSIGVIVQFPNVVQLLETVGVKVEAVRSAPLKATPSGVEPTSPEAIAALREIVTDSYQWFQRLVKERRGLNDEQLRVAADGRAFSGVRARDMRLVDTIGGEDEARGWLAGRGVSRDLAIRTYRPSRRGTLPFVNVAAAALVDAVGLSDLGERLRSSGIIAGIERSALDGLLVVWQPPSP
- a CDS encoding alpha/beta hydrolase, which encodes MKSLALKAMRTGFQFGSAVAPRATGRIALRLFRRPFDPMGPSDKKQQVIETGRARFAGAESRRIRHAKGHVQAYRFLPKPEQDRGETVAVVHGWANQAYFMSAFIEGLTAAGFRVVAFDLPAHGDSSGTETDPFDGARALQAVAAAFGPLHGVVAYSFGGAVTAVAVDGKPPLSGPLDAGRIAFISAPDAIVDITRRFGAMTGLGRAAQSAFEKALSLRGGRALDDLRTSAMFESRDIPLLVVHSRDDREIPFTDAERLARAGSATAFAPVDRLGHRRILYAPDVIERVVEFMQSPIPPRL
- a CDS encoding MarR family winged helix-turn-helix transcriptional regulator, with the translated sequence MIEQNSSSLNQLQEANSGRRPWEVPGFASWLSVVRVHHACETAMTAALEPLGLNLSQYDILANLARQPGLAQGELAGRLLVGKSAVSMTLPDLERRGLITRERDADDGRIRRLNLTAQGQELATRALATHTAILDIMMSRAEPGDTAAVEAAMGRIYQALKAARAKPAAGR
- the pyrF gene encoding orotidine-5'-phosphate decarboxylase, encoding MSPISNQDPRAKLFVALDLPSLAEAERLVARLGDTVTHYKIGYRLGYSDGIAFGRELAASGKSIFFDLKLHDIDNTVREGVESIVKTGAHYLTVHAYPQTMKAAAAGRAGSHLKILAVTILTSWNDVDCAEAGYAGSLQSLVQSKAKQAVALGMDGIVCSAQETGLLRAAGIPDRVELVTPGIRPAGVDSGDQKRIVTPRAAIAGGADRLVVGRPITAVADPVAAAQAILDEIVMARG